The following coding sequences are from one Selenomonas sputigena ATCC 35185 window:
- a CDS encoding cobyrinate a,c-diamide synthase — protein sequence MEEKIPRLVIAATQSGSGKTTLVTGILAALRAQGLRVQSYKVGPDYIDPGYHALASGLPAHNLDTWLMPAERLKEIFARTAKGADLAVIEGVMGLYDGGRKGVSSTAEIAKLLDAPVLLVLDAKSMGASAAAIALGFRSYDREVNLAGVLLNRLGSDTHEAMIREAMAKIDMPVLGAMRRDESLKMPERHLGLLPAEENEERDVVKKMGEAAAHSVDLAALRRIAEAAAPLASTEELLFSARENAERQPSKVRLAVAHDEAFSFYYPESLDVLESFGAELVFFSPLHDTALPEAAGVLLGGGFPEMFAEELTANASMRRSLAEAAAAGVPIYAECGGYMYLMEKLVDFEGKEHAMTGIVPAVVQMNRKLQMVGYVEAELCSDTVLGPRGRKLHGHEFHFSTELPGEKADAARAFIFTRMRNGAHYAAGYAKGAVLGSYLHLHFAGCPEAAEAFVEACRASRERRKMHG from the coding sequence ATGGAAGAGAAGATACCGCGTCTTGTCATCGCCGCGACGCAGAGCGGCTCGGGCAAGACGACGCTCGTGACGGGCATTCTCGCCGCACTGCGTGCGCAGGGGCTGCGCGTGCAGTCGTACAAGGTAGGCCCTGACTACATCGACCCCGGCTATCACGCGCTTGCGAGTGGGCTGCCCGCGCACAATCTCGACACATGGCTTATGCCGGCTGAACGTCTCAAGGAGATTTTTGCACGCACGGCCAAAGGTGCGGATCTTGCCGTTATCGAAGGCGTCATGGGGCTTTATGACGGCGGCAGGAAGGGCGTGAGTTCCACGGCAGAAATCGCCAAATTGCTCGACGCGCCCGTGCTGCTCGTTCTCGATGCGAAGTCGATGGGCGCATCGGCAGCGGCGATCGCGCTTGGTTTCCGCAGTTATGATCGTGAGGTCAACCTCGCGGGCGTTCTCCTGAACCGTCTGGGCTCGGATACGCATGAGGCGATGATACGCGAGGCGATGGCGAAGATTGACATGCCTGTCTTAGGGGCTATGCGACGCGACGAATCGCTGAAGATGCCGGAGCGTCACTTAGGCCTTCTGCCTGCCGAGGAGAACGAAGAGCGCGATGTTGTAAAGAAGATGGGCGAGGCGGCGGCGCATTCGGTCGATCTTGCGGCGCTCAGAAGGATTGCAGAAGCAGCCGCGCCATTGGCCTCGACGGAGGAGTTGCTTTTTTCTGCAAGGGAAAATGCAGAGCGACAGCCGTCCAAGGTGCGCCTTGCCGTCGCGCACGATGAGGCCTTTTCCTTTTATTATCCCGAGAGTCTTGATGTGTTGGAATCCTTTGGCGCGGAACTCGTCTTTTTCAGCCCGCTGCATGATACGGCTCTGCCTGAGGCGGCGGGCGTTCTCCTAGGCGGGGGCTTTCCTGAGATGTTTGCCGAAGAACTGACGGCGAATGCGTCGATGCGCCGTTCTCTCGCTGAGGCGGCGGCAGCAGGTGTGCCCATTTATGCCGAATGCGGCGGCTATATGTACTTGATGGAAAAACTCGTGGACTTCGAGGGAAAAGAACATGCGATGACGGGAATCGTTCCTGCTGTCGTACAGATGAACCGCAAACTGCAGATGGTCGGCTACGTTGAGGCGGAGCTTTGCAGCGATACGGTTCTCGGACCGCGAGGCAGGAAACTGCACGGTCACGAGTTTCATTTCTCGACGGAATTGCCGGGGGAAAAAGCGGATGCGGCGAGGGCCTTTATTTTTACGCGCATGAGGAATGGCGCGCACTATGCGGCAGGCTATGCCAAGGGGGCGGTTCTCGGCTCTTATCTGCACCTGCACTTTGCAGGCTGCCCTGAGGCGGCTGAGGCTTTCGTTGAGGCTTGCCGAGCGAGCAGGGAGAGGAGGAAGATGCATGGGTAA
- the cobU gene encoding bifunctional adenosylcobinamide kinase/adenosylcobinamide-phosphate guanylyltransferase has translation MGKIVLVTGGARSGKSRFAEQYAARFGKKVAYIATAGVYDEEMAFRVKLHRERRPKDWHTWEAPENAHLAIEEAGRAHDMILFDCLTLYISNLLCALENVRDSAANYELIREKISLLLEAAKEQEGTTLFVTNEVGAGIVPENHLAREYRDITGIANQLTARAADEVYVVSCGIAVDFKKLAVSW, from the coding sequence ATGGGTAAGATCGTCCTCGTCACGGGCGGTGCACGAAGCGGCAAGAGCCGTTTTGCCGAGCAGTACGCGGCGCGTTTCGGAAAGAAGGTTGCCTACATTGCGACGGCGGGCGTCTATGACGAGGAGATGGCATTTCGCGTCAAACTGCACCGTGAGCGGCGCCCCAAGGACTGGCATACATGGGAAGCGCCCGAGAACGCGCATCTTGCCATTGAGGAGGCAGGAAGGGCGCACGATATGATCCTCTTCGACTGCCTGACGCTCTACATCAGCAATCTGCTGTGTGCCTTGGAGAATGTCCGCGACTCTGCGGCAAATTATGAACTTATACGTGAGAAAATCAGCCTCCTGCTCGAAGCTGCAAAGGAGCAGGAAGGTACGACGCTTTTCGTGACGAACGAGGTCGGCGCGGGCATCGTGCCGGAAAATCATCTTGCACGCGAGTATCGCGACATCACGGGCATTGCCAACCAGCTGACGGCGCGTGCCGCAGATGAGGTGTACGTCGTTTCCTGCGGCATTGCCGTCGATTTCAAGAAATTGGCAGTGTCGTGGTAA
- a CDS encoding cobyric acid synthase: MANYIMMMGTSSHVGKSILTTALCRIFRQEGRRVVPFKAQNMALNSYVTKDGLEMGRAQVAQAEAAGLEPFVDMNPVLLKPTGNSCSQVVLMGKPVGNMTAKEYHQGYSLKAFSAVKEALARLDAEYETVVIEGAGSPAEVNLKANDIVNMRVAKYLNAPVLLIADVDRGGALASLVGTLELLEEDERVLVKGLVVNKFRGDISLFTPAVEFLEKKTGKPVLGVIPHIEEMGIDDEDSVSLEDKAERAEEKELNLAVIRTPKISNFTDFDSLESEPDVALRYVHEAAALGTPDLILLPGSKNTSEDMRWLEKTGLASKIREAHEKGTAVIGICGGYQMLGKRILDPHHTESSFDSTDGLGLLGLQTTFHENKLTSQVVASARDFSFLGKRISVDDIKGYEIHMGTTEFLCDRDSHPLCVKERRGEVCDAAEGTVNEEENVFGTYIHGFFDHDGLRRAILNALREKKGLPALAVTRNRYREKEESYDRLAAVVRAHLDMDKLREIMGEKVGC; the protein is encoded by the coding sequence TTGGCGAACTACATCATGATGATGGGGACAAGCTCGCATGTTGGAAAGAGCATCCTGACGACGGCGCTCTGCCGCATCTTTCGGCAGGAGGGGCGGCGCGTCGTCCCCTTCAAAGCGCAGAACATGGCGCTCAATTCCTATGTCACGAAAGATGGCTTGGAGATGGGGCGTGCGCAGGTCGCCCAGGCGGAAGCCGCGGGACTTGAACCATTCGTCGACATGAATCCCGTCTTGCTGAAGCCGACAGGAAACTCCTGCTCGCAGGTCGTGCTCATGGGAAAGCCTGTCGGCAATATGACAGCGAAGGAGTACCACCAAGGCTATTCGCTCAAAGCGTTTTCGGCGGTCAAAGAAGCGTTGGCGCGTCTCGATGCGGAGTACGAAACCGTCGTCATCGAGGGCGCGGGAAGCCCTGCGGAGGTCAATCTCAAGGCGAACGACATCGTCAACATGCGCGTGGCGAAGTATCTGAATGCGCCCGTTCTGCTCATTGCCGATGTCGATCGCGGCGGTGCGCTCGCTTCGCTCGTCGGCACTTTGGAGCTTTTGGAAGAGGATGAAAGAGTGCTCGTCAAGGGGCTTGTCGTCAACAAGTTTCGCGGCGACATCTCGCTCTTTACGCCTGCTGTCGAATTTTTGGAGAAAAAGACGGGCAAGCCTGTGCTCGGCGTCATCCCGCATATCGAGGAAATGGGCATTGACGACGAAGATTCCGTATCCTTGGAGGATAAGGCAGAAAGGGCGGAAGAGAAGGAACTCAATCTTGCTGTCATCCGTACGCCGAAGATTTCCAACTTCACGGATTTTGACAGTTTGGAAAGCGAGCCGGACGTGGCGCTACGCTATGTGCATGAAGCGGCGGCTCTCGGTACGCCCGATTTGATTCTGTTGCCGGGCAGCAAGAATACGTCGGAGGACATGCGTTGGCTCGAAAAAACGGGACTTGCCTCGAAGATTCGCGAGGCGCACGAAAAGGGAACGGCCGTCATCGGTATATGCGGCGGCTACCAGATGCTTGGCAAGCGCATATTGGATCCGCACCATACGGAATCTTCTTTTGACAGTACGGATGGGCTGGGGCTTCTTGGTCTGCAGACGACATTTCATGAAAACAAGTTGACTTCGCAGGTCGTAGCTTCAGCTAGGGATTTTTCGTTTCTTGGCAAGCGGATTTCTGTCGATGATATCAAGGGCTATGAAATTCATATGGGAACGACGGAGTTCCTGTGCGATAGGGACAGTCATCCGCTCTGCGTGAAAGAGAGACGCGGCGAAGTTTGTGACGCTGCGGAAGGTACGGTAAATGAAGAAGAAAACGTCTTTGGTACATACATCCATGGATTTTTCGATCACGATGGGCTGCGCCGTGCGATTCTCAATGCCTTGCGCGAAAAGAAAGGGCTTCCTGCGCTCGCTGTGACGCGCAATCGCTACCGCGAGAAGGAGGAGAGCTATGACCGCCTTGCTGCCGTCGTGCGTGCGCATCTCGATATGGATAAGCTGCGCGAAATCATGGGGGAGAAGGTCGGATGCTGA
- the cbiB gene encoding adenosylcobinamide-phosphate synthase CbiB, whose translation MLTAVLAFFIDCILGDPRSRFHPVVLMGNLIAWLEHCFYRPEDTNEKKLLCGGMLALIVLVVCYEAAWCILRLLGLIPLPHVGMALEALLLAFMISPKSLAAAGMEIRALLKAGDLPEARRKVGWIVGRDTEKLSVPEVSRAAIETVAENTVDGVLAPLFFYLIGGLPLAVLYRAANTMDSMLGYKNAKYLYFGRVAARLDDVLNYIPARIAGVLFVLAAFFLGFDGRGAWRMLHRDAAKHPSPNGGHAEAPTAGALGIRLGGNNYYFGEPHFRAYMGEARREIEADDIQKTVRLMYTVTILFLLLTYGGFLLWQQRGMLF comes from the coding sequence ATGCTGACGGCTGTCCTTGCGTTCTTCATCGACTGCATTCTCGGCGATCCGCGTTCGCGCTTCCATCCCGTCGTATTGATGGGAAATCTTATCGCTTGGCTGGAGCATTGCTTTTATCGTCCCGAAGATACGAATGAGAAGAAACTGCTCTGCGGCGGCATGCTCGCCCTCATCGTGCTCGTCGTTTGTTACGAGGCTGCATGGTGCATCCTGCGGCTTTTGGGGCTTATCCCCTTGCCGCATGTGGGCATGGCGCTGGAAGCTTTGCTGCTCGCCTTCATGATCTCGCCGAAGAGCCTTGCGGCGGCAGGCATGGAGATACGCGCCCTCCTGAAGGCGGGCGATCTGCCGGAAGCGCGCAGAAAAGTCGGCTGGATCGTGGGGCGCGACACGGAAAAGCTCAGCGTGCCGGAAGTGTCGCGCGCCGCGATCGAGACCGTGGCGGAAAACACGGTTGACGGCGTTCTTGCACCGCTCTTTTTCTATCTGATCGGCGGGCTGCCGCTCGCTGTGCTCTATCGCGCGGCGAATACTATGGATTCGATGCTCGGCTACAAGAACGCGAAGTATTTGTACTTTGGCAGGGTGGCGGCGCGTCTCGACGATGTGCTCAATTACATTCCCGCGCGCATTGCGGGTGTTCTTTTCGTGCTCGCGGCCTTTTTCCTGGGCTTCGACGGGCGCGGCGCTTGGCGCATGCTGCATCGCGATGCGGCGAAGCACCCAAGCCCGAACGGGGGGCACGCCGAAGCGCCTACGGCGGGTGCACTCGGCATACGCTTGGGCGGCAACAACTATTACTTCGGCGAGCCGCATTTTCGCGCCTATATGGGAGAGGCGCGGCGTGAAATTGAAGCCGATGACATACAGAAGACCGTGCGCCTCATGTATACGGTCACGATTCTTTTTCTGCTCTTGACGTATGGCGGGTTCCTTCTTTGGCAGCAGAGGGGGATGCTTTTTTAG
- a CDS encoding adenosylcobinamide-GDP ribazoletransferase: MRAFFIGLQFLTRISIVEQKDWCEKDFADSVRYFPLIGLVLGIIYAAFAALLLSFLPQNGILLPHHVVAAILLILPILLTGGLHCDGFMDTMDGLFSGRSRERMLEIMKDSRVGANGVFAFVLLMIFDWSILLDLLQSAWLFPALFAMPIVSRLMMVVAISSFPYARPVGMGKAFKDGGTKSVLYGAFFYTLILVFFPGVAACFFGIIPLDAAGLSSWVLSMTAVIFAALLFTIFFASYATRHLGGLTGDVYGAITTLTETLVLLSFLVFSSVSC, translated from the coding sequence TTGCGTGCGTTTTTCATCGGTCTGCAGTTTCTCACGCGCATTTCGATCGTGGAGCAAAAGGATTGGTGTGAGAAGGATTTTGCCGACAGCGTGCGTTATTTTCCGCTGATCGGCTTGGTGCTCGGCATCATTTATGCGGCCTTTGCCGCACTGCTGTTGAGTTTTTTGCCGCAAAACGGCATTCTCTTGCCGCATCATGTCGTTGCGGCAATCTTGCTGATACTGCCTATTCTCCTGACGGGCGGGCTTCATTGCGACGGCTTCATGGACACGATGGACGGACTGTTTTCGGGACGCTCTCGCGAGCGCATGTTGGAAATCATGAAGGACAGCCGCGTGGGGGCGAACGGTGTTTTTGCCTTCGTCCTGTTGATGATTTTCGACTGGTCGATCCTGCTTGACCTGCTGCAAAGCGCATGGCTTTTTCCAGCTCTGTTCGCCATGCCCATTGTTTCACGCCTGATGATGGTCGTCGCCATTTCCTCCTTTCCCTATGCACGTCCTGTGGGCATGGGCAAGGCATTCAAAGATGGCGGCACGAAGTCCGTCCTTTACGGAGCTTTTTTTTATACGCTTATCCTCGTGTTTTTTCCAGGTGTCGCAGCATGTTTTTTCGGCATCATTCCTTTGGATGCTGCGGGACTGTCCTCGTGGGTTCTTTCCATGACGGCGGTCATATTTGCTGCGCTTCTCTTTACGATTTTTTTTGCAAGCTATGCGACGCGTCATCTCGGCGGCTTGACCGGAGACGTCTATGGTGCGATTACGACATTGACGGAAACGCTTGTGCTTTTGAGTTTCTTGGTGTTTTCTTCGGTTAGCTGCTAG
- the cobD gene encoding threonine-phosphate decarboxylase CobD, with product MKNYTRKRPLCGYCTRFLHERREDEVLQKYEHGGNVYEKCPTGGAWLDFSANINPLGLSPRVREAIFSHVDGIVNYPDPEARALKTAIASFYGVPQKKIVLGNGAAELFYCFFYIVRPKRLLLPVPSFSEYERAARAAGVKVVYLPLLKKHGFSLDLEAAVQQFSKEDVILLCSPNNPTGRLWERKELCVLLEKAEERGIYVVMDESFLDFREDGEGYTSRHLTNEYPHLFVVQSMTKFFALPGLRLGFGIAEPNLCRQLESGKDVWNVNFLAQAAGVAALSDTVYHEAARSFVRREKKFLAAELAKLPGIEVFAPSVNFILFHLQQGKVFLQQLIMALRERGILLRDCSNYSGLDGAYLRAAVRSRADNERLLEAMHEVWKE from the coding sequence TTGAAAAACTATACGCGCAAACGTCCACTTTGTGGATATTGTACGCGGTTCTTACATGAGAGAAGGGAGGACGAGGTTCTGCAAAAATATGAACATGGGGGCAATGTCTATGAGAAATGCCCGACTGGCGGAGCGTGGCTGGATTTCAGTGCAAATATCAATCCTCTCGGCCTGTCACCTCGTGTGCGGGAAGCCATTTTTTCCCATGTTGATGGCATCGTCAATTATCCTGATCCTGAGGCGCGTGCCTTGAAGACGGCGATCGCTTCTTTTTATGGCGTGCCGCAGAAAAAAATCGTGCTCGGCAACGGCGCAGCGGAACTCTTTTACTGCTTCTTCTATATCGTGCGCCCGAAGCGCCTGCTCCTGCCCGTCCCGTCCTTCAGTGAATATGAAAGGGCGGCGCGTGCCGCAGGTGTGAAGGTCGTATATCTTCCGCTGTTGAAAAAGCATGGGTTTTCTCTTGATTTGGAAGCGGCGGTGCAGCAGTTTTCGAAGGAAGACGTCATTCTGCTTTGCAGTCCGAACAATCCGACGGGACGTCTCTGGGAGCGAAAAGAATTGTGTGTGCTGCTGGAAAAAGCAGAGGAGCGAGGCATATACGTCGTGATGGATGAATCCTTCTTGGATTTTCGTGAAGATGGAGAGGGATATACTTCGCGCCATCTGACGAACGAATATCCGCATCTCTTCGTCGTCCAATCCATGACGAAGTTCTTTGCCCTGCCAGGATTACGACTGGGCTTCGGCATTGCTGAACCGAATCTTTGCCGACAGTTGGAAAGCGGCAAAGATGTTTGGAATGTGAATTTTCTTGCTCAAGCGGCAGGTGTTGCTGCTCTTTCCGACACGGTCTACCATGAAGCGGCACGCTCTTTTGTCCGCAGGGAAAAAAAGTTTCTTGCTGCGGAACTGGCAAAATTGCCAGGGATTGAGGTCTTTGCACCCTCCGTGAATTTTATTCTTTTCCATTTGCAGCAGGGAAAGGTGTTTTTACAACAGCTTATTATGGCTTTGCGAGAGAGAGGAATCTTGCTGCGCGATTGCAGCAATTATTCGGGGTTGGATGGGGCGTACTTGCGTGCCGCTGTACGTTCTCGTGCAGACAATGAACGATTGCTCGAAGCCATGCATGAAGTTTGGAAGGAATGA
- a CDS encoding histidine phosphatase family protein: MTKIYLVRHGLTEWNSGGRFQGHSDIALAEKGVKQAECLARHFPAEKIDAIYSSDLQRAASTAGFIAERFGCEVRKTENLREMNFGEWEGLTFEQISAKWPEAGKQIFFTPDELKPPGGETFEDVEKRASRELEKITAAHVGEHVVLVAHGAFLRTILAYALHIPLRYVWRIRQGNTAISRLTHGGNHFTVDYVNNVAHLQHLEFTDED, translated from the coding sequence ATGACAAAGATTTATCTTGTTCGACATGGATTGACCGAGTGGAATTCCGGCGGTCGTTTTCAAGGGCATTCTGATATTGCCTTGGCAGAAAAAGGTGTGAAACAGGCTGAATGCCTCGCCAGACATTTTCCCGCAGAGAAGATTGATGCCATCTATTCTAGTGATTTGCAGCGTGCCGCTTCGACGGCAGGGTTTATTGCCGAACGCTTTGGCTGCGAGGTAAGGAAGACGGAAAATTTGCGGGAAATGAACTTTGGCGAGTGGGAAGGTCTTACCTTCGAGCAAATCAGCGCCAAGTGGCCGGAAGCTGGAAAGCAGATTTTCTTTACACCGGATGAGCTTAAGCCGCCTGGAGGGGAGACCTTTGAGGATGTAGAAAAAAGAGCCTCGCGAGAATTGGAGAAAATCACTGCCGCTCATGTGGGTGAGCACGTCGTTCTCGTAGCGCACGGAGCCTTTTTGCGCACGATTCTGGCGTATGCCCTTCATATACCGCTGCGATATGTCTGGCGAATCCGACAGGGGAATACGGCGATCAGCCGCCTCACGCACGGCGGCAATCACTTCACGGTTGATTATGTGAATAATGTCGCGCATTTGCAGCATCTCGAATTCACTGATGAAGACTGA